The genomic region GGCACAACACCACCAAGATGAGTGCTGCTGGAACGTACTCCTGGATGGCTCCCGAAGTCATCAAGTCATCCCTCTTCTCCAAAGGCAGTGATGTCTGGAGGTGAGATGGACAGCATGCCCCTCTGCCTGGTCCAAACAAATGACCCATGTCTGACTGGAATCCTTCAGCTTTTAAAGAGGATTTGGGGAAAAGTGACCCACATGTTAAACTTCATTTTTATATGCTCAGAGACATTTGTCCCTacatattaacaaaaataagtgcactcattattattttgttaaaaccGAAGCGGTTCTATTTGGTACATTCTGTATTACGTCAATGTTCAATATAGCCTACAGTACCTCTACACTGCTTATTACAATCTGCTGTGCCAAGAGATTATGTTAATTACATGAAAAATGATGACTGGCTTGGTGCTTAATCTAAACAGGATAATTCTTGTTTGCTCTATACGGGTAAACAACACTTTACTGTCATTCTTTAGTATCCAACAGAGCCATATATTtagaatataaatgtttttcgACAAGTCCATTATTAAACACTGCAGTCCTTTCTATACAGCAGTTCTAAGCACAACCAATCAGTGTTTAGACAATGTGAATCTAAGGGTTATGTGATTAAATCGTGTTCTGGCAATGTTGTGCTCACTCTCTGTGTTCTCTGTCCTAGTTATGGAGTCCTGTTATGGGAGCTGCTGACAGGAGAGGTGCCCTATCGTGGAATTGATGGTCTGGCTGTGGCCTATGGGGTGGCTGTCAACAAGTTAACACTCCCCATTCCATCCACCTGCCCGGAACCTTTCGCCAAACTCATGGAAGGTACAGGCACCAAGTCGCATCGTCCGCCCACGTTTTTAAGTACATTAACTGGAGGATAAACAGAACGTGTTTCACCATCACACGACTAAATACCAGTGTCGATGTTCGGTCAGAGTTCTAGAATGTTGATCTTAGTGTCACCGTGTTCCGTGTTTCAGAGTGCTGGGAACAGGACCCCCATATCCGGCCATCGTTTGCCTCCATCCTGGAACAGTTGACAGCCATAGAGGAGGCAGTGATGGCCACCATGCCCCAAGACTCCTTCCACTCCATGCAGGAGGACTGGAGGGTGGAGATCCAGGAGATGTTTGACGAGCTCAGGACAAAAGAGAAGGTAAAGTCTCTCCACGGATGCTCTCATTCTGATTGGCGTTTACCGTTCCTGTCACCGTTAACGTCACAGCATTAGGCCTGCACATCGAACATAGACATTGTGGAGTACATTTGCTCTGTTAAAAACCTATACAACATTTTATCTTTTGTTTACCCTTTGTCATTTCATGAAGTGGATAAGCTGTACAGCTAGCTAAACCTCCGGTAGGAACCCAGTGTGGAACACCAACCTCGTGTGGAGCATATGGTTAGCAGAACATGGAAGGCAACGAGAACCTGTAGTTAAGGGAGTGCTTTGATCGACGTTCATTTTAATTGGTTACTTTCTGCAGACGGGCTAATCATGTATTTAACAAAGCAACCTATTAGCATTGAGATGGTTTTTAAGTATTTCCCCTTGTTAATACGATAAGCTGCTTCCCTTCTTAATTCCCTTCTCTTCTATCAAACTGGATTTGTAATTGCTGTGTTGAAAATGCGCTTTCCCTGCAAATTCAGCTGAATCTATAGGCAGCAAACTTGGCAAATATGTGAAACATCATCCAGGGATAATCTAGCATGTTATTTCTTTGTGTCATTTTCCCATACTAGACTGCGTCAGTCGTGAGCCTGTCTCAaggcaaaaacacacaggagGCGAGCGTTGACGTCGTTATTATTGTATGTCATTTCCAAATTGCACATGTTGGTCTTTGTTTACCTACATTTAACTAGCTTTCCAAAAGCATATGTGTTAGCTGTGTTCTCATAATATAATCAGCTTGACTGACCAACATTGTTGTTTTACTTTAGAAAATATTGGGTTAAGAAAAACCCTTTAAAAGGCATTtatgaagaacaacatttcgTTTTTGTCTAATTATAACATACACAACCTATAGTTTCTGCTTTTTAACTATAAAGTTTGCAgttgatttaaatattttggtCAATACAATGtactatattttaaataatgttttcttagTATAGGGAAGATCACGTTACATGGGAAATTCTTCtaattatttttctacaaaGAACCACTCCAATCCTGAGGTCTACCAGATAACAAACAATGCACTTTTAATATTGGCTCTGACAACTATTCACACTAAGTATCTTTTTACCTACATATTTTTCACTATTTCAGATATAACCGTGCACACACTATTTTCTATCAGTGTGTCAGCATATTTGACCAGAGTTGGGCTCATAGATGCAAGAAAAACAGACCTGGTTTCTAAATGTACACACTAATACACCTTTGACCGGGTTGTGGCCTGTTGGTTGTCTGTCATTCACTCTCAGCCAATCAAACTCCAGAGTCAGCACATATGTGTGCGTGTTATTTAGCCTTTAGATGATAAACCATGTAACAGTATCACAGACCGTTATGTTTTTCTACAGCTGAAGTTTGAGTTTGTACATGATGTTTGACGTTAACAGTCTGTTTTCAGGGACCACACTTCTGAACATAGGCATGTAGGTGAGGTTCCCTGCTTGCTTAACCTATAAAGCCACATTTTGAGTGACAACATAAGGCTattgtttcagttgtttttgtAGACACTGAAAAAAGACTTTTCTACCGAACAAGTTGCAACATGCGTGTTGTTCTCCCTTTAGTGGGTCTGTGAAGAAATCATTCATGAGTGATCATTCCATTCTCTTGAGAGCAGCCAAAACAAGAAAACTACAAAATGCTGCCCTTGATATGTGAATCATTCATAATAAACCAACTGACTTCGTTAAGCTTAGTTTGAAACCTAGCCGACAATCGAGTATTCGCAGCCTCTTACCCGTCAAAGGCCTCTTACCACTCTGGATGTGCTTCAGCAACAGACGGCCCCCCCTTCAGCTTGGGATCTTTTGgcttagtcattgcctccacaTGCAAAGTTCCATGAAGCCAGTAGAGATTTACACCCTGTGTGTGTTAAAGCAGCTCTCATCCCAGGGCTCGGCTCCAGGCCCGGCAGCAGGGAAGCAGGCAGAATGAGCCTGGCTGCTATTGTCACTGCAAACAGAGAGCCTTGGACTGCCCTGTGGACTGATTGGCTGGACAGGTCACACTAGCCTAAAGCTAATGGCGGGGTGGGCGTTTCTTCTCTTGGTTGTGTACTCTAACCTGCGAGAGATCCTGGTTCTTCCATAAGACCTGGCGTGCTCATGTGGAGAATGGAAACGTCTGGCCTCGGGCCACCAAATCTCCACTTTGTACGCCCCACCCTAATCAGAAAAAACATTGCTAGTAAAAAAAACCTCCGCCTGGGGCACCACCTCCCCGGGACGGGGCAGCAAGGAGACCAAAGTCCCCCCACCACATATCAAGTGACGTCTTCAGTCTCTGATGTCCTGTGACTTTTATCTGCTCTGTTATTGGACGATACAAGCTGCAATGCTGTTTAGGATGACTAGTTTTCCTCTGTAACTTGTGTGTATGGCCTTGTAGGCCCGGACGGGGACAGCCTTCGTTTCCCTGCCGTCTGACCCTCCTCCACGTGTTCCTTTCCTCCTGCAGGAGCTGCGCTCACGGGAGGAGGAGCTGACGCGCGCGGCTCTCCAGCAGAAGTCCCACGAGGAGCTGCTGAAGAGGAGGGAGCAGCAGCTGGCCGAGAGGGAGATCAACGTGCTGGAGAGGGAGCTCAACATCCTCATCTTCCAGCTCAACAAGGACAAGCCCAACGTCAAGAAGAGGAAGGGCAAGTTCAAACGCAGCCGCCTCAAACTCAAGGATGGCAACCGCATCAGCCTGCCCTCAGGTGGGTGTCCCTGACCGCGGAGAACCGGGTTCCTCGTCCACATTGCTCCTAGAGCTGAACGAGTGACTAGAGATGCCTCTCTggaacctgtgtgtttttcttcagaCTTCCAGCACAAGATCACCGTGCAGGCCTCGCCCTCcatggagaagaggaggagcctGAACAGCTCCAGCTCCAGCCCCCCCAGCAGCCCCACACTCATACCCCGCCTCCGGGCCATACAGCGTGAGTTCACCTCAGACACTCCCCTTTACGGCTTTTAACGCGGGAACGTGACGCATCCGGGTCACGCCTAAACAGTGTCAGATCACGCATGTGCGTCACGAACGGGTAAGCTTCCCTATCCAACCTCTGTTCTGGTTCTGCGtgaatgttttctctctccagtgTGTGCCCGCGTTGATAGTATCCGCAGGGACGGTATGTATGTGTACCATCAGGAGGTGGATATCACGAGCGAGAGCCAGCCCTCTACTCGGTTTAAAAAGAAAGGCAGGCAACTGTGGTTGGCCACTTGTTTGTGGGCTCTGGCTAACACGCTTTCTCAACAGCATAGGCTCTAACAAAGAACTACCTGCCGGCTACTGAGACCACTTAATAAATTCTGGTCTTTGTTCATTTTGATTTTAGAAAACGTCCCGTTGGTGTTTCAGGGTACTACTGCTACTAATATGGATTTGGTTTCAAGTAAAGAACATTTTGGGATGCATTAAAGTCATTCGTGACATGTATAATGTTTGATTACAAAAGGTGTTCTCTATTCATTTGCAACCCAAAGTGTTCTTCAAATATTGACAGATCAATAAACCTAGTGTTTAATTTCCTAAGCAGCGTTGGGCTGCAGTGATTTCCTCAATAATTTCAGATTTTGGTGGAGGGTAGAGATTGTCTTCTGAAAATATCTAGACTTTAATTTGCTACATGTGGTTTAAGACGAAGACATCACAGACATTTGGTCTTGGAGTTCCTTGCCTGGAATTGATTCCTAGTATTAATATTCCCTCATCCGTCACAGTAACCCTGGATGAGAGCAACAGAACATGGGGACGAAGCACCATCTACAAGGAGGAGTTTGATGACGTCAAGAAGGGGATTAAGAAGAAGGGGCGAACGTGGGGTCCGAGCTCTGTCCAGACCAAGGAGCGAGGAACctgtgctgaaaggtaaacagCGTTAGCTATTCTTCATTCAGGATGTCTTACATGTTGCTCGTGTGGTGTTGTTTGATGAAACTGCCCCCCGGCAGAGTGAGGCCCTTGTCTGATGGAAGCAACCCGTGGTCCACCAGTCTGGTGAAGTCCGTTCCATTGGCTGCCTTGTTCGCAGAGCAGCAAGGTGAGGCAAAACGTCTTCTAACATAATCAAATATATAACGCACCAGCGCTCCTCGTTTTGGAGGCCTTGTCATAAGCCTGCCAGTTACTTTGTCTCCGTCTAGCAGGGGCCGATAAAGACGAGACATCGTCGCCGGACTGCTCGGACAACACCAAACCAAAGCAACTCAAGTTTCCCAATCAGGTGTACATCGATCTACCTCTGTGGAAGGACGAGCAGCAGCAGCtgggagggggtgagggggcGGCCATGGGCTGCTCTGGGGAGAGCCTGGAGGACCCCACAACCACCTCCACCAGTTCCGCCAGCACCACCCCGCAGCACACCCCCACCAACAGCCTGAAGAGGGCCTCGACTCGCCGGCGGACAGACGCCGTGCTCTACGGCTGCGCCTCCATGCTGGCCTCGGTGGCCCTGGGTTTCGACCTGCGCGACGCGCTCAAGGCCCCGCCGGCGGACGACCCTGAGCTCACGCCCGGCGccgagaaggagaggaagaagaaggagggACTGTTTCAGCGGGCCGCGCGCTTCCGGCGTAGCACAAGCCCCCCCGGGGGTCGCTCGTCCCGGAAGGAGGAGGCAGCCCAGGTCTGGGCCGCAGCTCCCCCAGGCCCCGTCAACCTCACGGCCATGTCCGCCATCTCCGAGTGCAACTCCACCAGGTGCCTCCTGCAGGCTGACCCGGACGGGCCTCAACCCAGCCCTGTGAAAGAGGAGGCTCCCATCGGCCTGTCGGACGCCAGGCTACAGCCCGGCAGCAGCTCCTGTTCCCACAGTCCGAAGGGGCCCGACAACAGAAATCCTGCTAAGGCTGAGCCTCGCCCACTCTCCCAGACCGCTCCAGAGCGGACACCGCGTCAGACCATGAGCTCTCGTCTCCGGACTAAGAAGTCTGCCTTCATTCAGAACAGTAAGTGAAATTGACTGTGgttgacacacagagacacatacatgCCTTCCAGTAGTGGTCCGTTTGATCCTGTATAATCTCGGTTAACCAATGGCTGGTCTTCCATAGTTGTTCTGGGCCCACATGAACCAGATAAAAAAGCTCCACCCCCCTCTCTGAAATTGATCTGCAAAACCGAGATTTGTCTGAGACATTAGAAACAAGGCTGCTTGTTGTCCCAGCCAACTGTTTACCTAGTCGCCACACAAGAGATTATATAATGTTAAGTGACACTCCTCCAAGAACGGATGCCTGGAAACTGACTTTGCTGCTATTTCTCCCCAGCAAACGGCTCTCACAATACCTCATTGGGACAGTCACCCACCACGACCTTTCAGAAGAAGAAGTCGGACAGGGAGAATACCCCTGAGAAAGCAGCCTGCGGCGAGACCATCTCCACCAGGCCCCGGCCTCTGTCCCTGCGCAGCAAACCCCACTCCTGGGGTCTTCTGAGGGGCCGCAACAAGagctactctctgggccactacTCTGGAGAGAAGAGTGCCAGGAACCTCAACATTGTCCTGTCCTCTACCGAGGTGAAGGTGGGTTGCTCCCTGCTGGACATGGACACAGAAGGCCAGAAACGGGACTGTACCGTGCCCCTGTGCCGAATCCAGAGTGGACCCAGTCGCCCCTCAGTCTTCCAACTGGAGAAGAAGTTCTTGTCATAGTAGCAGAGCACAATCTTTGACTTCAATGTGTGAGTCGGAATCCACAACTCCTATGTTATTCCAGGGAATTCTACCGCCCTCCCTCCGTTTAACCCCAACTGTGGGCCACTGCTGCTGGAATTTTCTTTCCACAAGACCTGTGCTTTTTCTATTTATATCTGTATATTTTGATAGGTAATTTAATATTGAAAATCATGTTTTGCCTAGCATCAGGTAGATTGATCAACGAAGGAagacattgttttgttgttgcagaaatgttaacatttttgttcatgtacATGGATTTTGGAAGTTACATGGAAGTTACAAAATCATGTGTATGTAAAAATGTTCATGTTAATGTGCTTTTgtctgtaaatattgttttccattttgatttaatgctggtaatatttttgtattttatgaactgtttttatttgaccaCAGTGATACCACAGTGTTTATTGTGAAGTAATGTCTAATGTCGAAGAGTTATTATTGAATGTCCAAGGGCTGATCTGTTGACTTCTCTCTGGAAGTCATCAAGTGGCTCAACTGACAGATTTAGAGCAACTGTGCTACCAACAACTCTAGTGATCTCTGTCTCTACACTGAAACACTAAGCCAAGCCTGGTCAGTCTCTACAACTTCACTATACCTACTTACCCAACGTGTTTTGAAGAACAATGAGATAACTATGTACATGTAGGGTGAGTAGtgtgtaaatgggaaaacctttgAATTATTATGAAAATGGAACACGTGCAAAGATTTCCATTTTATAGCTTAGTTGTCACATTTAGCAAATGTTCCCATTTTCACAATTCTCACCCTAGTGTTTATTTGGCTTATCATGCATTCCTTTTTTGAATTACAGTATTGATTACAATTAACCTTTAGT from Esox lucius isolate fEsoLuc1 chromosome 5, fEsoLuc1.pri, whole genome shotgun sequence harbors:
- the map3k21 gene encoding mitogen-activated protein kinase kinase kinase 21 isoform X1, which gives rise to MDVSKAGFPNGEGRPKDTGEHAWTDSPTARAWAHSAHLSRSLWTAVFAYEGTGEDELSLRRGDVVEVLSKDAAISGDEGWWTGKINHRVGIFPANYVTYQPAIYRLPAGNTVGVRERPSTPVQIHFGELVLEEIIGVGGFGKVYRGTWKDQEVAVKAARHDPDADITATSDGVKQEAKLFSMLQHPNIIKLEGVCLEEPNLCLVMEYARGGTLNRALTGRRIPPHILVNWAVQIARGMHYLHEEAIVPIIHRDLKSSNILLHEKIENDDIGRKTLKITDFGLAREWHNTTKMSAAGTYSWMAPEVIKSSLFSKGSDVWSYGVLLWELLTGEVPYRGIDGLAVAYGVAVNKLTLPIPSTCPEPFAKLMEECWEQDPHIRPSFASILEQLTAIEEAVMATMPQDSFHSMQEDWRVEIQEMFDELRTKEKELRSREEELTRAALQQKSHEELLKRREQQLAEREINVLERELNILIFQLNKDKPNVKKRKGKFKRSRLKLKDGNRISLPSDFQHKITVQASPSMEKRRSLNSSSSSPPSSPTLIPRLRAIQLTLDESNRTWGRSTIYKEEFDDVKKGIKKKGRTWGPSSVQTKERGTCAERVRPLSDGSNPWSTSLVKSVPLAALFAEQQAGADKDETSSPDCSDNTKPKQLKFPNQVYIDLPLWKDEQQQLGGGEGAAMGCSGESLEDPTTTSTSSASTTPQHTPTNSLKRASTRRRTDAVLYGCASMLASVALGFDLRDALKAPPADDPELTPGAEKERKKKEGLFQRAARFRRSTSPPGGRSSRKEEAAQVWAAAPPGPVNLTAMSAISECNSTRCLLQADPDGPQPSPVKEEAPIGLSDARLQPGSSSCSHSPKGPDNRNPAKAEPRPLSQTAPERTPRQTMSSRLRTKKSAFIQNTNGSHNTSLGQSPTTTFQKKKSDRENTPEKAACGETISTRPRPLSLRSKPHSWGLLRGRNKSYSLGHYSGEKSARNLNIVLSSTEVKVGCSLLDMDTEGQKRDCTVPLCRIQSGPSRPSVFQLEKKFLS
- the map3k21 gene encoding mitogen-activated protein kinase kinase kinase 21 isoform X2, translating into MDVSKAGFPNGEGRPKDTGEHAWTDSPTARAWAHSAHLSRSLWTAVFAYEGTGEDELSLRRGDVVEVLSKDAAISGDEGWWTGKINHRVGIFPANYVTYQPAIYRLPAGNTVGVRERPSTPVQIHFGELVLEEIIGVGGFGKVYRGTWKDQEVAVKAARHDPDADITATSDGVKQEAKLFSMLQHPNIIKLEGVCLEEPNLCLVMEYARGGTLNRALTGRRIPPHILVNWAVQIARGMHYLHEEAIVPIIHRDLKSSNILLHEKIENDDIGRKTLKITDFGLAREWHNTTKMSAAGTYSWMAPEVIKSSLFSKGSDVWSYGVLLWELLTGEVPYRGIDGLAVAYGVAVNKLTLPIPSTCPEPFAKLMEECWEQDPHIRPSFASILEQLTAIEEAVMATMPQDSFHSMQEDWRVEIQEMFDELRTKEKELRSREEELTRAALQQKSHEELLKRREQQLAEREINVLERELNILIFQLNKDKPNVKKRKGKFKRSRLKLKDGNRISLPSDFQHKITVQASPSMEKRRSLNSSSSSPPSSPTLIPRLRAIQLTLDESNRTWGRSTIYKEEFDDVKKGIKKKGRTWGPSSVQTKERGTCAERVRPLSDGSNPWSTSLVKSVPLAALFAEQQGADKDETSSPDCSDNTKPKQLKFPNQVYIDLPLWKDEQQQLGGGEGAAMGCSGESLEDPTTTSTSSASTTPQHTPTNSLKRASTRRRTDAVLYGCASMLASVALGFDLRDALKAPPADDPELTPGAEKERKKKEGLFQRAARFRRSTSPPGGRSSRKEEAAQVWAAAPPGPVNLTAMSAISECNSTRCLLQADPDGPQPSPVKEEAPIGLSDARLQPGSSSCSHSPKGPDNRNPAKAEPRPLSQTAPERTPRQTMSSRLRTKKSAFIQNTNGSHNTSLGQSPTTTFQKKKSDRENTPEKAACGETISTRPRPLSLRSKPHSWGLLRGRNKSYSLGHYSGEKSARNLNIVLSSTEVKVGCSLLDMDTEGQKRDCTVPLCRIQSGPSRPSVFQLEKKFLS